The sequence TGCCGCACAGGCAGATCTCCCTCGGGTGGAAGTCGAAGGTTTGGTAAATGCCGTTTTCGAGACGCTCTCCGGCTCCATGGTGCGCGGCGAAAGAATCGAGATTCGCGGCTTCGGTAGTTTTATCGTGAAGAATCGCGATGCTCGAACTGGTCTGAACCCGAAGACGGGCGCTTCAGTCGAAGTTCCGGCCAAGCGGGTACCTTTCTTCAAGGCAGGCAAGGAACTCCGGGAACGAGTGGATGCCGAAACCGAGGCTCCCAGCATAGAGCCCTCCAGTCCGCTGGATTCTTCCGGGGAAGAGGCGATCTAGAGTGCCGGAGTCTCCGCTCTGGGCGCCTTGGCGCATGGAGTACGTTGGCGACGATGGTCCAAAGCCGGCTTGTATCTTTTGCGAGTTGCCGCACTCTTCGGATTTGCGCTCCGCGCTGGTGCTCTCTGTCGAAGAAGACTTCGTGGTGATGCTTAACCGGTTTCCCTACAATAATGGGCATCTGATGGTGGCTCCCCGCCAACATACGGCCGACCTCACGGCGATCTCCGTGGACAGCTATCAGGCTCTGATGTCAGGTCTGCGTCGAGCCTGCGACGTGGTTCGCGCGGTGCTTTCGCCCGATGGGATGAACGTGGGTATCAATCTCGGAGCGGTCGCTGGAGCAGGAATTGCGGATCACCTCCATTGGCATATCGTCCCGCGTTGGAACGGCGACACCAACTTCATGCCGGTGCTGGGGGAGACGCGTGTGATGCCGCAGCATCTCGAAGCCAGCTACGATATGTTTCGCCCCCACTTCTGATCGTCTTGCTCTGACCCCGCCGCTCGCGGCATGATGGTGCATGGATGATTCCAACCCGTCGAATTCCGCCCGACCTGTGTCCCTCGGAGCCCTCCGGAGCTCGGACTACCAATCTCGCCCGATCCGTCAGGAACTCCGTGAGAATCTGATTCGTCGGATGGAATCGGGAGTTGGTCTGGCGGGTGGCTTGTTGGGGTACGAGGAGAGTGTTTTTCCCGAGATTGAAAACGCAATTCTCTCCGGTCACCATATGGTGCTTCTAGGGGAGCGTGGGCAGGGGAAATCACGACTGATACGTGCCTTGGTCTCTCTTTTGGATGCCGAAGCACCGATCGTGGCGGGTTGCGATCTTCATTGCGACCCGCTCGCCCCGATTTGCAGAGCGTGTCGAGAAAAAATCGCGGCTCTGGGCGACGCAACAGAAGTCGCCTGGGTTTCGCGGGAGGATCGTTATAACGAGAAATTGGCGACCCCGGACGTGACGATGGCCGATTTGATCGGTGAAGTTGATCCGATCAAGATAGCCGAGGGACGACATCTCGATGATGAGGAGGCGATCCATTTCGGGCTGGTCCCCAGAGCTCATCGCGGCATCTTTGCGATCAATGAACTGCCGGACCTGATGGAGAAAATTCAGGTGGGTTTGTTTAACCTGATGGAGGAGCGCGATGTGCAGATTCGTGGATTTTCGGTGCGACTCCCGGTCGATGTGCTCGTGCTCGCGACTGCGAACCCGGAGGACTACACCAGCAGGGGTCGTATCATCACCCCGCTCAAGGACCGTTTTGACGCACAGATTCGGACCCACTACCCGAGAGATCTTGCGACAGAGATCGCCATCCTCAATCAGGAGGTTGATCTGGAGTCTCGCGGCGACCGCACCGTGCTTGTGCCGGATTTCATGAAGTCGATTATCGCTCGGCTCACGTTCGCGGCGCGTGAAGCTCCCGAGATCAACCAGAGCTCCGGCGTGAGTGTCCGGGTGACCATCAACAACTTCGAGACATTGCTCGCAAACGCAGAGCGACGATCCGTCCGAAACAGCGAGTCGGTGATCGTCCCGCGTGTCTCCGACCTTCCTGCCGTGGCGGCTTCAATGCTCGGAAAGGTGGAGCTGGAGTACGGGGCCGAGGGTTTGGGCGATGATGTGCGCCTGCTGGAGAGGCTTTTGGGTTGTGCTGTGCGCGACGAGTTCGAGAAACTCCCGCCGATGGAGGGGTTGGCGGCAGTCCAGGAATGGTTTGCTGCGGGTGGCGGGGTTGAGGTTTCGGATGCAATGCCTTCGGATGAATATGGTGAGGCTCTCGAGGGAATCGAGGGGCTGGGCGATGCGGTTCGTCACCTTGCCGTTACCGAAGAGCCGGCGATACTGGCGTCCTGGGTCGAGTTTCTCCTCGAAGGTCTTCATCTGAACGAGAAACTCAACAAGGAATCTTTCGGGACGCGCGCTGACAAGGTCCGCTACGGTGAAACGGTTACGGCCTGATCATGCGGGTTGCACGATATATTGCCTGGGACGGGCGACAGGAATTACGGCTCGATCCGGACGAGATTTTTCAGGCGTTTGCCGATGCCTTGTCCCGGACCGACGATGCGACGGCCGCTCTGGAGATGCTGCTCCGTGACGGTTTTGACGGGGCCGAGGCGCGGCTCATCGGCCTCGATGAACTTCGCGAAGAGTTGGCTGAGGAACGGCGCCGACTCGAAGAATCCGTGAATCTGGACCGTGCGCTGGACGAGCTTCGCGAGCGCTTCGACGAGGCAGTGCGCAGCGAGAGACAAGCTCGTGAAACCTCGGCGGGAGATGAGGCGCGTCGCCGAGAGGAACAAGCCTTTCTCGATGACCTGGGCGGTAAGCTTTCGACCGCGTTGGAGCGGATCCTTGCGAGGCATGAGTTTGCCGAAGCGGAAGCCCAACGGGAGTTGGAAAGAATGGCGTCGGATCTGGACTCGATTCGGCGGGTAGAGGAGGCCCAGCGGCGCCTCTCGCGACGATTGCGCGGGCCCGAGTCCCTGGATTTCGAACAGACGCTGGAGTTTCTCGACCGTCTCGAGGCCCTTGAGCGGCTGGAGGAGGCGTTGGCCAACGGCGATCTATCGTCTGTCGATCCGGCCGACCTGGGAAGCCTGCTCGGAGCCGAGGCGCAGGCGGGGCTCGAGGCTCTGCAGGGTATGGTTCTGATGCTTCAGGAGTCTGGGCACCTGCGGGAGAGAGAAGGGCGTGTTGAGTTGACCCCGCAGGCGGTGCGAAAGCTTGGTCAGTTGGCATTGCGCGATATTTACGAGGACTTGATGCGCGATCGATCGGGTGGACACGAGTCGCGACAGACAGGAGCCGGCGCGCCGTCTCTCGAGCGTGTGAGGCCGTGGGACTTTGGCGACCCCTTGCGATTGGCACTCGTGCCGACATTGATGGGGGCGGTGCGACGAGGGGGCGGAAGTCCGCTCAACCTCGAACCCTCGGATTTTGTGATTCGGGAAACAGAGCAGGAGACATCGGTCGCGACGGTCCTGCTTCTGGACATGAGCTGGTCGATGAGCTGGGAGGGCCGCTTTGTGGCAGCGAAGAAGGTCGCGCTGGCGCTCGAAACATTGGTGCGGACTCGGTTTCCCAATGATTATTTTGGAATGGTCGGGTTCTATACAAAGGCCGTCGAGCTGACGCCGTTGACGCTGCCTGAGGCGACCTGGAGCATGGGCGACCCCTTTACCAATCTGCAGGATGGTCTGAGGATGGCGGGGCGCCTCTTGCAGCGTCACGCCGGCCGGAACCAGCAAATTATTGTCATCACCGATGGGCAGCCCACGGCATATTATGTGGGCGGGCAACTCCACTGCGAGTGGCCGATGTCCATGGGCGGCGTATCGCGACGGGCCGCCGAGGCCACCTTGGGAGAGGTCGCGCGCCTCACGCGACGCGGCGTCACCATCAATACCTTCATGCTGGACGATTCTGCCGGGTTGCGGGCCTTCGTGGACGAGATGACAAGAATTAATCGGGGCCGCGCGCTCTATACCCGGCCCGACCAGCTGGGATCCTACCTGATGGTCGATTATCTGGGCCGAAAGACCAAAAGGCTTTAATCGAGGAGCCGATCGTCGGGCTTCGTCTCGCGCAGTTCAAGGTCGGCCAAGCCGTTGCCGAATGCTTTACCGAGGTCGATATAGCCGGCTGCGTTGAAGTGCCAGAAGTCCGAGAACCCGTATCCGTCGCTGCTGGTGATCAGGACGGTGTTTTCGTCTTCGCGGGCAAAGTGAGTTTGAGCCGCCCTGATTCGATCGAGATGCTTCCAGAAATGTTCGGGGAGTTGAGACGGAGAGACACGCCCGATTGCAACGTCCAAGTCGTCCTTGCCGAGAGTCCGCCGGACCTCTCCAAGTAAGTGGCTCAGGTTGGCATGATAGCGGTCGGCGATTTCCGGCGTATGGTTGGCGTCGCTTTCCCCTTGCATCCAGGCGATTCCTGTCGGGATCAATTTGTCCGGTTCCCCATCGCCGTCAATATCCTTGTCTGCGCTTGCTGGGTGGAGGGCTTTGAGAAAATGATCAAACTGGTTCGTTGGTTCGAAGGACGGGTCCCAGCAGCCGAACTTCTT is a genomic window of Candidatus Binatia bacterium containing:
- a CDS encoding sialate O-acetylesterase, with product MTMSLRLLAGLLAISVTSTSADATDFHLYLLSGQSNMEGFGLIDKLPPTLAQPQNEVLIFHGNAAADGSPAGGNGIWATLRPGHGHRFRSDGTSNKYSDRFGMELTFAQTIAGRFPDRRIAILKYANGGTSIDPAAAKKFGCWDPSFEPTNQFDHFLKALHPASADKDIDGDGEPDKLIPTGIAWMQGESDANHTPEIADRYHANLSHLLGEVRRTLGKDDLDVAIGRVSPSQLPEHFWKHLDRIRAAQTHFAREDENTVLITSSDGYGFSDFWHFNAAGYIDLGKAFGNGLADLELRETKPDDRLLD
- a CDS encoding VWA domain-containing protein, whose product is MRVARYIAWDGRQELRLDPDEIFQAFADALSRTDDATAALEMLLRDGFDGAEARLIGLDELREELAEERRRLEESVNLDRALDELRERFDEAVRSERQARETSAGDEARRREEQAFLDDLGGKLSTALERILARHEFAEAEAQRELERMASDLDSIRRVEEAQRRLSRRLRGPESLDFEQTLEFLDRLEALERLEEALANGDLSSVDPADLGSLLGAEAQAGLEALQGMVLMLQESGHLREREGRVELTPQAVRKLGQLALRDIYEDLMRDRSGGHESRQTGAGAPSLERVRPWDFGDPLRLALVPTLMGAVRRGGGSPLNLEPSDFVIRETEQETSVATVLLLDMSWSMSWEGRFVAAKKVALALETLVRTRFPNDYFGMVGFYTKAVELTPLTLPEATWSMGDPFTNLQDGLRMAGRLLQRHAGRNQQIIVITDGQPTAYYVGGQLHCEWPMSMGGVSRRAAEATLGEVARLTRRGVTINTFMLDDSAGLRAFVDEMTRINRGRALYTRPDQLGSYLMVDYLGRKTKRL
- a CDS encoding sigma 54-interacting transcriptional regulator produces the protein MDDSNPSNSARPVSLGALRSSDYQSRPIRQELRENLIRRMESGVGLAGGLLGYEESVFPEIENAILSGHHMVLLGERGQGKSRLIRALVSLLDAEAPIVAGCDLHCDPLAPICRACREKIAALGDATEVAWVSREDRYNEKLATPDVTMADLIGEVDPIKIAEGRHLDDEEAIHFGLVPRAHRGIFAINELPDLMEKIQVGLFNLMEERDVQIRGFSVRLPVDVLVLATANPEDYTSRGRIITPLKDRFDAQIRTHYPRDLATEIAILNQEVDLESRGDRTVLVPDFMKSIIARLTFAAREAPEINQSSGVSVRVTINNFETLLANAERRSVRNSESVIVPRVSDLPAVAASMLGKVELEYGAEGLGDDVRLLERLLGCAVRDEFEKLPPMEGLAAVQEWFAAGGGVEVSDAMPSDEYGEALEGIEGLGDAVRHLAVTEEPAILASWVEFLLEGLHLNEKLNKESFGTRADKVRYGETVTA
- a CDS encoding HIT domain-containing protein, which produces MPESPLWAPWRMEYVGDDGPKPACIFCELPHSSDLRSALVLSVEEDFVVMLNRFPYNNGHLMVAPRQHTADLTAISVDSYQALMSGLRRACDVVRAVLSPDGMNVGINLGAVAGAGIADHLHWHIVPRWNGDTNFMPVLGETRVMPQHLEASYDMFRPHF
- a CDS encoding integration host factor subunit beta translates to MTKRELIEQVIAAQADLPRVEVEGLVNAVFETLSGSMVRGERIEIRGFGSFIVKNRDARTGLNPKTGASVEVPAKRVPFFKAGKELRERVDAETEAPSIEPSSPLDSSGEEAI